The window CATGGGCCCTTTCTTCATAATGTACTGAGAATGAGGTTTAAATAATGAACATTACTGGAGAGACAGTGGCATAAAGACTGGCTgagcattaaatatatatttccatgGAGAGCTAAGACGAAATCTGCGATATGAGGGAGAGTAGAGCATGTAATAGTTATATACTTTGACAATGGGTGGAAAGCAGAATTTtctaaaaagggaaagagaaaatggaaaaagcatatgcaaaacaatttttaaatgcttctcTATAATCATGTTGGTGACAATGTTGCTATTGCTACTCTCCTTATGTTTTGCTTGAAATgtgagatgaagaaaataagcaaTACATGTGTTATTTGAATCCCCAGGGCCCTTCAGAACCAAGACTTTTAGAAGCTGCAAGTGTGAAATAGAAAAGATTAAGTAAGCACTCTGAAATCCTAAATTTGAACTCATAGGATATTTTTCATAGATAGATAGGTATCCTAAATCTGTCCACTGACGAGGCCCAAAAATAACATTTGCAACTAAAAGGTACCAGAGTTTCTTAGAGAAATAGTTGAAATAGCTAATTCTAGGTCTGGGGTgggaaatatagaaaataaacagagGAGCTCAGAATATCATCGTACCACAGAGAGCAAGGGCACCAGCCAAGACCAGCAGGATTGCGCTAAAGGAACTTGGGAGTCAACCTGTAGAACAGGCACTCACCAAACCATGGGGCAACTTGAGGATCAGTAAGGATAACGACCGTAATCAAAACACACCAAACAGGGTTCTCTGTGAGCTCATAATGATACACTGTATTAGTCCAGATCCACCAATATAGAATTAAATGTGAAAGGATTTTATTGGAGGAAAAGACCCTGTGGGAAAAAAGTAGGGCGCATGCTAGAGAAGTCTGGAGATCTATCAGACTGCAATGTGTATCTGATCCCaagtgaaggagggagggaggaaacatGGCATTGAAGAGTCTTGGACTGCCAGGAAGAAAGGTTCAGCAGGAGCATTGAGAGCCCTTGAGCCCAAGTTGGTTGTCAGCAGAGTTCAGCATCTCTTAGGAACAGTTTTCCTGGGAACAAGAAGCAGGATGTTGTGAGACATGGCCTATCACAAATACTGGGATGGACTTTGTAGCTCCATAGCTGCGACTCTTGTTGAATTATGCTATCTGAAGTTGGCAGTTGGCATGGacacctggacacacacacacacacccctacctgaTTAGTTAACTTTATAGGACACTAAGGGACCAGGTATCTGTGTTAAAATCTCATAAATAAAGGGAACATGTATACTTCCTTTCCTGTGCAAACTACCACTCAGAAGCTAATGGCAGATGTGCGGATATCTTTAAAGGAAGAGGGAATGATAGAACTGGAGCATTGCCACTTTGCAACACCTACAAATCAAACAAATCTAAGTACTAGCTTCTAAGAATCTATTGCTactaattacaaaaaaagaaagataaggccaggcatagtggctcatgcctgtaatcctagcactttgggaggccaaggtgggcagatcacctgagatcaggagtttgagattgcctggccaacatggtgaaacctcatctctaccaaaaatacaaaaattagccggggatggtgacgggtgcccataatcccagttacttgggaggctgaggcaggagaatcacttgaacccaggaggcggaggctgcagtgagccaagatcgtgccattgcactccagcctgggcaacgagagcgaaactccgtctcaaaaaaaagaaagaaagaaagataagtaTATATTGTGTGCCTCTTGACAATGAACACAATGAACACAACAGCACCGATGGTGTAATCTTCCTCCCCAAAGTGAAATCTGAATCAGATTAAGTTTATAGATTCAACTACTAATCTGCAGGAAATCTAGAGGATAAATGAAACATTAAACTCTACCATGGGAATGCAATCAGCAGAATCAGCAGAATCTTGACTCTACAGGATtggtttctaaaatgaaaaaaaaatctttcagtttaggaagatacagagagaaatttttaaaaatcaggctaACCTAAACTCACTGTTTAGGGCTCCTCAACtagataatgaaataataataaagagtaatAAGGGTATTTCCAGAAAAGCTAGAGCAGGAGTTAGTCTTGTTAGGGGAGGATGGTGCTTGTCTTGGGAAGGTGGCCTGAACCTTCTGTGGTTGCTGCCAAGTTCTCTCTAATTTATGGGTGGAGTTAAAGGgacatttattttgtaataactCATCAAGTGGTACACTTGGTCTAAACTGCTTTCCGTTTTCCTTTATTCTgacaaaaaatacacaattcaaatggaaaataaagacatttatagACATACGATGGCAGAGAACTTACCATATAAAGAGACTCACTAAAAAGTAAAGATATATGTTTATAGAAAGAGTAAACGTAGGGGGAAAGAGAGTGAATTAAGAAACCATATGTTGATAAAATTAATTAACTATGCCTATATAAATTATACTGGTAATCTTAAGTAAATAGCAGATATAAAAAGTAACtttccagctgggtgcggtgcctcacacctgtaatcctaacactttgggaggccaaggtgggtggatggcctgagctcaggagtttgaaaccagcctgggcaacacggtgaaacccgcctctagtaaaatacaaaaaattagccggcaccttggcgtgcacctgtaatcccaggtactcgggaggctaaggcaggagaaatgctagaacctgggaggtggaggtttaagtgagccgagatcacgccactgcattttagcccgggtgacagagtgagactccatctcaaaaaaaaaaaaaaaaacggaaaagtAACTTTCCAGATCTAGTTCCAGGGAAGATGGGGTAAACACACCCTTTCCTACTGAATACAACCTATAAAACCTGAACAGAATGCATAGGCAGCAATTTGGGAACTCTGCAAAATAAACATCAGTAGGCAGATCAAAGGAAGAAACCATCAGAATACCATCAAAATACACATGAACTGCTGGCgagtttaatctttttttccttgcGTTATTTCCCAGTCTGAATTCAACGCAGTTAGAAAACCAGAACTAAGCACTGAGGTGCGGAaatagaaacaacagaaactctCTAGCTCAGGCTCAAAGACCAGAAAAGGGAAatgtagagaaagagagagaaatcccccattttttctccccatttcctcAGTTCTTGCACCCTAGCCCCAGGCAATTGTATAATGTGGGTAGCAGGAAGAGCAAAGACAGCCAGCAATGGAAAAACTGAAGGAGTTAAGTATCTGAGAGAGGGAATCTCCCTCTAGCATTTGGTGTGGCTATAGTTCCAAGAGGGTAGAGTCAATCCCaggtgtttccatttttctttctgttctgcaCTGTATGGGCCCGGTATAGACTGTAATTATGGAACAGAGCAGTTTTTGGTCAGAGGACTGAAAAAGAGAAGGTCAGGAAACCAGAAAGTACTGGAGAGATAGCAGAGCGCAAGCTTGGGAAAGTGACCCCATAACACTGTTTATCAGCTCAAGGACTCACCTCTGACCTGTACATTCACGGTCCTGATCATAATCAGCACACTAAAGACTCTGAGAACTGAGATAGCCAGTAGACCTTTGCTCATTTTCCTAACTGACCACTAAGTAAGTGGTACAGGTCTAGGACAAATGTGAATATTACTGAAAGGCTTCGAAAACTGGCCTGATATGGGAACCACAGCCTACAGAAGGCTAAAACATAAATAGTAACACTTTTTATAGGATTTGaacaaaatttaaacaagaaGGGGCTCAcaacataatattcaaaatgtgcagtataaaatccaaaattatattgcatttgaagaataaaacaaaaaaaccttcaactTTCATTAGAAAAGACAAGCAACAGACATCAATGATGAGATGTTGGCATTATCTAACACATCTTCAAAGTGGTATTAAAAAGTGCTCAGATAAGCAAACTTCTGAAACTTATGACTTGATTTTTCTGTTCATATGTTTCCatggaaaaaattacaaaatgaagcCTTCTGACAGGGAAATATCAAGTTAGATGACTtccctggttaatttttctaataacttttggagaaaatatatacataacacaAAGCTTACACACtttcagaatataaaaaatgGGGAATaattcccaactcattttatgaggccagcataatctTGGTACCAAAATCTTACAAgcttattattaaaataagaaaatatgaggcATGTTTCCTTTGATAAAGATAAATGTAAAGTTCTAAGGAGATAATTGTGAAACAAATTCaacaatacttttaaaaataataaccaaatgTGTTACTTTTCAGAATTGCAAAATGGGAAGGAATGGGTAAACAGTGTGTCTGTAACTCATTCCTCCAGCCTCTGAGACAGTTTTAATTGTGACCCAAACTCCTAGCAAAGGACGGCTGATGAAACACACCAGCTACACCGTAAGTGAAACTTCAGCAAGGGTTGCTAGGTACAGACTATGGATCCAGGAGCACTTTCAGGACAAAACACCTAGCTTGTCTataatatttgttataaataGATCTGCAATTTACGAGCTGCAGTTCTGCATTGGACAATAGAAGTTAGTCATGTAGCCAGTACAGGGCTGCCTGCCTTGGAGGATATAAAAGCTGAGTGATAACTAAACCCAGTTGCTTTCTTGCACTAACTTGTCCTCTATGCAGTTTGCACTCCTCACTCTGAAGGCAAAATTCACTCTGAGTAGAAAAAGGAGACACAGAGAGCTGAGTGTGAAGAGCTCAGGGTCTCCCAGATATTGAAGTGGTGCATGTTGCTGCTCTTGCTTGCATCTTTTACTAATCATTAGTAAAGCTTGGTGCTGAACAAGacttgaatttcatataaatctGATCAATAATGTAgatctttgtattgtgtgtagggttaactcaacaataaaaagtcaTTGCAAttcaaaatactaatgaaaaaaggataaaaacaatCTCATCTTAATAGACACTTTACAAAGATGTAACTCTACCctcatttgtgatttttaaggATTGTTATCTGagtaggaatagaagggaatttccTCCTTGTGAAAAggtttatctaaaaaataaaataacaaaacagaacaacaaaaaactatagCTAACATTTTACTTAGTGGCTGTTGTGGGTTGAATTATGTCTCCaacaaaagatatgttgaaatcctagcccCTAATACCtatgaatgtgactttatttagaaatagggtctttgcagatgcaatCAAATTAAGATGAGGACATTAAGTTGGggcctaatccaatatgactggtgtccttataagaagagggaaatttgaacacagacacacagggagaacaacaatggaagatgaaggcagagatgggagagACATAGCTGCCAGCCAACAAACATCCATGATGGCCAACCACCACCAGAAACTGTGAAGAGACGAGGAAAGTTCTCCCCAGAGTCTCAGCAGGGGCATGCTGACATCATGATTTCAgactcctagcctccagaactgtaagacaatacatttatatgttttaagCCACCGAGTTTTCAGTACTTTGTTATGGAAGTGCTAGGAAACGAATATAGTGGTGAATTATTGAAGGCCTTCTGCCTGAGACCAGAAATGAGACAAAGCAGTATGCTATGACTTCTACTCAGTATTGAATTTGATGGTCCCAGCTAGTGTCATAGTGAGTGAAACaggccaagaaaaagaaatagatgaataAGGATTGGGACGGATAATCTACAGAAAAACCATTATAATCAATAGGAGAGTTTAGAACTTCACTGGATAAAAGACCAATATGCAAATATCATGTATATTTCTATACATGcaacagttttaaaattaaatgtaaaaaatctgTCATTTTAATAGCATCAAAAGACACCAATGTCTATGAATAATTCTTATGAAAGTGTGCCAAAATACCTGTGTTGAAGACTACAAAATATTATTGTGAGAAATTAAACAAGATCTAAATAAGTGGAAGAAAACATCACGTTTGTATATTACAGGACTCAGTAAAGACATCAATCCTTCCCAAGTTGATCTAAAAATTCTATAGAATCCCAGtaaagttaatataaaataaattattttattctattaaaatgaaaaggGTCAAGAATATTCAAGACAATCTTGAAGAAATactaaaaaggaggaaaattaaCACTACCATGTATAAAGAGCTACTATAATGCTATAGTCATTAAAAGAGTGTGATATTGGTGCAAGTCTAAGCAAATAGACTGGACCCACATATATACACTGTTATGTGATGCACAAAGGTGACATGGCAATGCAGGAAGAAAGATTACTTTTTCATTAAGTGGTATAGAGTCAATTTAATATTCATATAAGACAATGAATCCCTATTCCTACCATACTTCATAGCATACACAAAATTTAATTCTAGATGGGTGACAAATATCAACATGAAAGGTAAGACCATAAAACTCTAGGAAGACATAGGATGTTACCTTCACGACCTTGGGGTAGACAAAGAGATCTAAAGCACAACACAAAAAATGCAAACTGTGATTGGAAGCGTTGATAAATTGGACTACACTGAGATTAAGAATATCTATTCACcaaaagataccattaagaaagTTAAATGAAGCCAGAGTTCTAAAAATTATGTTCAATATCAATGTCTGACAAAGGACTCCTTCTGAATGAAGAATTAATTcctacaaataaataagaaaaaggcagacaacacaatagaaaaatggacaaaaaaccctgaaaaatcaGTTCACAAAGGATAtccaaaataacaataaacacatgaaaagctgCTCCACTtctttagtcatcagggaaatgcaaattaaaagccaCATTGAGATCAAATTACCCATAagccaaaaaaatctgaaattaagtCAAAGACAAGTGGATGAATTATGTGAGGCAACTAGATCACTCATACATTGTGCTGGGAGTGTAATTAGAACAAATATTTTGAGAGACTGACAATATCTAAGAATAGTATATATCTAGAAAAAACTGTGCTGTTTTGGAAACAGAAAAGCACAATTTGAAGTAAATCAtcggtcaaagaagaaatcacaaagaagttagaaaatattttgaactggaGGTTATGAATATAGAACATATCAAAATTAGGAGGAGGCAACTAAAGTAGTGTTTAGATGGAAATTTGCATATTTAAATGCTTACATTTGAAATGAATCTAAAATCAGCAACCTCAGTTTACACTTCAAGAAGTTtgtaaaaaatgagcaaattaaacccCAAATAAGTAGAAGGTAATAAGAAACACAAGAATAGAAATCactgaaatttcaaaaaaaaaattgagaaaaagcaaaaagttgtACCATGAAAAGATTAGTAATATCGTTAAACCTTAGTAAGTGTAATCAAGAACAAACAGgagaaaacacaaattccttGAAACAGTAATGAAGAGGAGGTATCACCACATagcctatatatatacataaggtAATAAAGGCACATAATAAACAACTTTATGTCAATAAATGCAAtaacttaaatgaaataaacacatttgtaaaaaaaaatacaatttagtaAGCTTTtcccaagaagaaatagaaactgaatTGTACtacatatctattaaaaattGGGTTAACGTTAAGAAAATAATCTTTCCACAAAAACTCCAGACACAGATAGTTCCACTAGTTAGTttcatcaaacatttaagaaacaaattatatCTTGCACAAACTATTTCAGAAAGTAGAGGAGGAGGAAGCATAAGATCTTCTACCAAAATTAGATGATAAAAttacaagaaatgaaaatgatggaGCAATATCCTTCATGGATATACatagaaaattcttttaaaatctacTAACAAATTAAATTCAGCAGTAATCAAATCCATGACCAAGTGAATTTGTGGTTTGATGTCTTTTGTAAATATTGAAAAGTTCTCAGAATTTATTCTTTGAATAGTGCTTTTGTCTTACATTGACTCTCCATTTAATGAAAGGATCTTTTATATCTGAAAGACCTGGGGAGGAAGGTAGCCACCCAGCAAAGTCATCTGAACTTTTTGATTGTGGTGTGAGGGAGAAAGAAACTTTCATTGTGGTAAGCCAATGAGAATTGAGGATTATCACTGCAATGGACATCACCCACTATGATAACTAGCTTTACCATTTTAAAcgtacaaattttatttatttttattatttttatttatttatttattttgagatggagtctcgctctgttgccctgctagtgtgcaatggcatgatctgggctcaccacaacctctgcctcccgggttcaagcgattctcctgcctcagcctcccgagtagctgggattacaagtgcctgccaccatgcccgattaatatttgtattttcagtagagacggggtttggccacgttggccaggttggtctcgaactcgtgacctcaggtgatccacctgcctcagcctcccaaagtggtgggattacaggtgtgagccactgcacccggccacaaattttatagtttatttttcagtGTCCTATTATCTCAAATTGTGAGGCACACATTTTCCTGTTTACTCTGCCTACTGACTTTCCCTAATTGACGATGGCCTAGGATGATGTAGAGTTTGTTTCCTTGaatggtttatattttttattttgaactgaTTTTCATGGATATTGCGATTTGGGGGCATTTTTTGGAGTCCCATGTGTGTAAAGTTACTAAATCTTCCTCCGGAGGAATTCTTGAATTCTAAACCATATAATACACATTTGGACTCCACACCTAAGCCTAATGcactttttggtttttaaatgtgtaattatCTTTTTCCCCCTATCCGGAGCCCAAGCAGAAAACATGCTTCCTTCCACTTCCCTGGCTAATGGTTGAGGTTTCCTGGTCTTTTTTACACTGGAAAGGAGATTACACCAATTTCTGGATTTATGTGAATATCTCAGTTCCAGTTCCCCACCTCTCATAGGCCCCAAGCCCAAGGTCACCTTACCTCCTGAGAGTGTGTTAAAATTTCCCTCTTACCCATAGAATCTATATTTTTGGTATGCCCAGGCATGTATTCACATCCTGCTAtgttttatttgctgttttttttttgtttttttttgttttttttttttttgctttgggaACGGGAGTGAGTGTAGAACCTATACAGTCCCGTCAGCTCTATTCCAAGAATGTTCTGCTCTTTTCTTCGTTTCACAAATGAAAAACCTGAGTCCCATAGATGGGAGTCAATACAGCCAAACTCACAGACCTACCTATGGCACAGGGGAGACTGAAGTTTATTTTCCAACTTCCAGCAGTCCTACATTGTAAGCTGAGTGAGTGGACTGCGCTTGCAGGTCCTCCAGGTGCCTAGCGAGAACAGAGGACAAATAAATATTTACGAATTGCTTGTCTCACCTGAAAATGGTTTATTTCTAGGTTTCTGATATTATGGGGTGCAATGGCGGTAAAGAAGCAGTTCTGGTTTCAGGAATGTGATCCTGATAGCCATACTccagaaaaaatcaataaattcccTTGGCCCCATGGGCTCATGCTCTTCTAGAAGGGAAGACAGGGCTCTTAGGTACTTTCAGCGCTCGTAGAAGAGTGTTGTTACAGTCCCATGACCAGTGCAGGGGATGTGCCACTGAGAATCTTTTCACTGATGCTTCATGGGCTTTCTCTATTCTGCTACTGGGTTTTATTTCCCTTCTTCTAATTCTCCCTTTACCAACAACTAATCCCCTGTAGATAATTAATTCATCAAGTGCCTGCTCTGTGATGTCCGGACTGCTAGAAGTGGTAGGGGGACTCAAGAGCCAGATGAAGCTAAGGGCACGCCTGTCTGCTCTCCAGGGACCCCTGGCGTCCCTTTCTCCTGGCAGAATGACTGCTATCCTTTGAGGTGAATCCAGTTCAGCTGTCACCTCTTCTATTAACCACTCTCCAAAAACAGCTAATCCTTCTTCTAGGCTCTTACCGCAGTTATGAAAGCCTATGCTGACCCTTTGTTTAAACATGTGTACATTAACAGTAATACATTTAAGACACTTCATGGCAAGGGCAATATACTGCGTTATTCTTCCAAATCAAATAGTTGGGCTCAGTCCCCCATTCCTGCTACTGGGGTACAGTCAAGCTCAGTCACCTTTTGGTGAGCCTTTCCCTAGTTCTTGGAGTCTTAAAAGAATCCCGTGGTTTTCGGCAGTTCAGAAACCCAGGCATTGCCGCTGCGTGGTCCACGGGAGTTGCTCTGGTGGAGCTCGGATGCCCGGGGGCTGCAGGAAAGAAGGTGGCAGCGCCCCCTACGCGGACGCAGGGCGCTGCTGTGCTCAGCAGAAGGGAGCAAATGGGATGGAGCTTCAGCCACCCTGGAAGCCGCCCCTTGgcgccttcctccctcccttcctctttccaaaATCAAGCCCCCTCTTCAACATCAAGAACTCTCCGCACTCCCTGGACCTCTCAGAGCCTCTCCTCATTTACTCTTTCCAATGCGCTGGCTCAAAAGAGCCTAGATAAGAACACCAAGTTCTGGCTGTCCTTCCAGCAAAGAGTTAGGAGTTaacttttcaatcttttttaatctcctttaaaaaagaatgagccatACATTAGGGTAACCACTGGGAATCCCATCACACACATTGGCGGCATCTCTCCTCCCCGACAGGGTGCCTCCAGCACTTCAGATCCCAGCCGAGAGTCTGGCTGCTGGCGCCCAGCAAACGGTGCGGAAAGCAAACCGGGGCTCGCGGAAAGCGGGAGGAGGGGGGCTTCCTCGGGTCTGTTTTGTCTGGTTGGCAAGACTTCCGAAGCCTGGTTCCCTATAGCTGCCACCCGGTCGCTGGCGTGGAGGAGGGAGTCCGGGAAGACTGGACCCCAGAATTGTCCCGGCTTTCTCCCGAGTGCCCAGCGCAGCTTCTGGCTGAGAGCGGGAGCGGGCTGAGTGGGGACAAAGAACGCAAGGGAGAGGTAGAGCCTGGCCTTGGGCAGCCCCTGGCCTGGCCAGAGGCGCGAGGCCGAGAGCCCGCTCGGTGGAGACTGGGGGTGGAGGTGCCCGGAGCGTACCCAGCGCCGGGAGTACCTCCCGCTCACACCTCGGGCTGCAGTTCCCTGGGTGGCCGCCGAGACGCTGGCCCGGGCTGGAGGGATGGGGGGGCGGGgacgggggcgggggcggggctcgTCACGTGGAGAGGCGCGCGggggcgggcggggcgggggcgcgcGCCCGGCTCCTTAAAGGCGCGCGAGCCGAGCGGCGAGGTGCCTCTGTGGCCGCAGGCGCAGGCCCGGGCGACAGCCGAGACGTGGAGCGCGCCGGCTCGCTGCAGCTCCGGGACTCAACATGCGCTGCTCGCCGGGAGGCGTCTGGCTGGCGCTGGCCGCGTCGCTCCTGCACGGTAAAGCCACTGCCTCCCCGCCCTCCACTCCTCCGTGGGATCCCGGGCACATCCCGGGCGCCTCTGTGCGCCCCGCGCCTGGGCCAGGTTTGGGATCTCCCCGCCGCCGGGGAGGGGCAGCGGGGGCGCTGCGGGGGCTGCTTGTCTGGGCTGCACCGGGTGGGCGGCGGGGGACGCCGGCAGGAGGGAGTCGGGGGTACCCCCGCCGGCCTGCCCTGAGCCCCCTGCCCGGGTCTTCTCTCCTTAAGTGTCCCTGCAAGGCGAGTTCCAGAGGAAGCTTTACAAGGAGCTGGTCAAGAACTACAATCCCTTGGAGAGGCCCGTGGCCAATGACTCGCAACCACTCACCGTCTACTTCTCCCTGAGCCTCCTGCAGATCATGGACGTGGTGAGTCCCGCCTGGCTACAGGGCTGCCCTCTCCCCTTCCTGGGCTCCGAGGGGCTTTTTAGACAGCGTCGGGCGGCCAGGCGGTGGAGCTCGGCTGGGGCACTCTAGTTGGCCCCAAGCTAGGCAGGGCCATGCTCTGAGTCTGTCCCCAGCCTGCCCTCTCCTGAGTGTCTCATTTCTCGGTTTCCCCTCCAGCCAAGGAGGGACCTGGTAAAGCTTATTCCATCACCCTGGCCACCTGTGCATGGTTACTTGGGTCCCACCTTTCTCTCAGGTTAGAAACTCAAGCATCCTGAGCTGGGACTCAGTAGCAAGAACAGGTGAAGTTCACTTTTTAATCTCCCTTATGGTGTAAGTGTTGACTTGCATTCCAGCATTGTCAATTTAGCCACTTCTAGACTTTTCTGCCGCCTATGGTATGTAACTTCTTTGGTGGGGGCCTGGCCCTGAGCTTTGCAGCTGGCGAATCTATCCAGGCAGAGGGCAAGAGGGCCAGCTGTGAACTTTCACTGTGACCCCATCTTAGGAATGGGCATGCTTTGCCTTCCTGGTGAGGACAGGTACTGGGAGTCCTGCTCCGAGGACTCAGGGTTCCCCGTCAGGAATACATGTGTCTGTCCCTCCAGGCAGCTGCCATCAGTTCCGTGGGTCTCTTGCCTTGCAGCCTTGCTAGTGCCCACTTCAGTTAGCCAATCTGTGTAAACTTGCCTATTGTTCCTCTATGCTGCTTTGGATATTCAATATTCATGGTATATTCTCCATACAATACAAATACTTCACACAAGTGTTTAATTCATTATAAGTGGGTTTGGTGTCTTGTCTATACGGAGTATCGGATTCTATTGTGGAGCACCCTGGAGTGTGGCAGGGTGGGGCACAGGGATAATAATGTTCATTGGGAGGGAGAGCATGATGGGAAAGAGGTGAGAGAATAGCCACAATTActggttaaaaaagaaatagtgctAAGAGCTACCTGGCAAAGTGGAAAAAGGTAAGAGGTGATATTTCATAATCCTACAAATAAACAGTTACCCGCACTATCATGTTGATGAATGGTATATCACTTAACCTAGTTAAAATTGCCATCATACATTGCCTCCTTTCCAACGCTACACTCGCCTCAAATGTGTTCTTCCTCCTACAGACAGAATCatgctttaaaatattgaatgtaTATGTGATGATGTGGAAAAGTTATCATGAGAAGAGCTGTAGGGGAAGGCAGGTTCAGTCTCATGTGTTGCAGAGCAGCAAAAGTTGCTGTTTATGG is drawn from Homo sapiens chromosome 15, GRCh38.p14 Primary Assembly and contains these coding sequences:
- the LOC124903441 gene encoding uncharacterized protein LOC124903441, yielding MLSPGAAASRRAPPRASVSAATQGTAARGVSGRYSRRWVRSGHLHPQSPPSGLSASRLWPGQGLPKARLYLSLAFFVPTQPAPALSQKLRWALGRKPGQFWGPVFPDSLLHASDRVAAIGNQASEVLPTRQNRPEEAPLLPLSASPGLLSAPFAGRQQPDSRLGSEVLEAPCRGGEMPPMCVMGFPVVTLMHLEDLQAQSTHSAYNVGLLEVGK